A DNA window from candidate division KSB1 bacterium contains the following coding sequences:
- a CDS encoding MFS transporter, whose translation MKTQQSAPVLAVMAAALGYFVDLYDIVLFGVVRVASLTDLGLSGDALTSKGILLLNLQMIGMLLGGVGWGIIGDKFGRRLALLATIAMYSLANIANAFVQGLADYALLRLLAGIGLAGEFGAGITLVSEILPARYRGYGTTVVSFLGLVGALTASFVGSAFHWRTAYLVGGLMGLVVLLGRFLSLRESEMFAAQKSSGREMGNALLLLRSRRALLKYLGVVAVGVPIWYVSGILVTFSQEFSQALALHRLVPAAETLRWQAVGLAIGSALTGVISEMIKSRKRVVWGCFLLMAALIVTVLSLRRVSALAFLVPIFIIGLGQGYWTVFITMAAEQFGTNIRATVTTSVPNFVRAMVVPMTTVLDATRHQLGLIPSTLAIGGVVFLLAFWALYNMSETHGRNLDFVEEG comes from the coding sequence ATGAAAACGCAACAATCCGCCCCCGTGCTTGCGGTCATGGCCGCCGCGCTCGGCTATTTCGTCGATCTCTACGATATCGTGCTGTTCGGTGTCGTCCGCGTCGCCAGCCTCACCGACCTGGGGCTGAGCGGTGATGCCCTCACCTCCAAAGGGATTTTGCTGCTCAACCTGCAAATGATCGGCATGCTCCTCGGCGGGGTGGGGTGGGGCATCATCGGTGACAAATTCGGCCGCCGGCTGGCGCTGCTGGCCACCATCGCCATGTATTCACTCGCCAATATTGCCAACGCCTTCGTGCAGGGCCTCGCCGATTACGCCCTGCTCCGCCTGCTTGCCGGAATCGGTCTGGCCGGCGAGTTTGGCGCCGGCATCACCCTGGTTTCGGAAATTCTGCCGGCAAGGTACCGCGGTTACGGCACCACCGTGGTGTCGTTCCTGGGGCTGGTGGGCGCGCTCACCGCTTCTTTCGTGGGCAGCGCTTTTCACTGGCGCACCGCCTACCTGGTTGGCGGCCTGATGGGCCTGGTTGTCCTGCTTGGCCGCTTTCTCAGTCTGCGCGAGTCGGAAATGTTCGCTGCGCAAAAAAGCAGCGGCCGCGAAATGGGCAACGCCCTGCTGCTCCTGCGCTCCCGGCGTGCTTTGCTCAAATATCTCGGGGTGGTGGCGGTGGGCGTGCCGATCTGGTATGTTTCCGGCATCCTGGTCACCTTCTCGCAGGAATTCAGCCAGGCGCTCGCGTTGCACCGGCTGGTGCCGGCGGCGGAAACGCTGCGCTGGCAGGCCGTCGGACTCGCGATCGGCAGTGCGCTGACAGGTGTCATCAGTGAAATGATCAAAAGCCGCAAACGGGTGGTGTGGGGCTGTTTTCTGCTGATGGCCGCGCTGATCGTGACCGTGCTCAGCCTGCGCCGCGTCTCCGCTCTCGCTTTTCTTGTGCCGATTTTCATCATCGGCCTGGGCCAGGGTTACTGGACGGTGTTCATTACCATGGCCGCGGAGCAGTTCGGCACCAACATTCGCGCCACGGTGACCACCTCCGTGCCCAATTTCGTGCGTGCCATGGTGGTACCGATGACCACGGTGCTCGATGCCACGCGCCACCAGCTCGGCTTGATCCCCAGCACCCTCGCCATCGGCGGCGTGGTTTTTCTACTCGCCTTTTGGGCGCTGTACAACATGAGTGAAACGCACGGCCGCAACCTCGATTTTGTCGAAGAAGGTTGA